ACTCAACTATCAGCCAAGCGCCCTCTTCTACTGCATGTGTGTAAAAAGATAACTGACAGAATAATGTCAACATAATGAAACGAATAAATGCCCGCTGGACACTTTGTAATTTATTTAACCAAACTCGGTTAAAGCTGGACTTAACCATTTTCTGCTCTCCAAAAAATCAAAGACAGGCTATTTAATAAAAGTATCTTTGTTAAATAGCGCTAATAAGACACCCAATGACAAGCTATTAACTTGCTACTTTACGAGACTTAGATTTTTGTCTTAACGCTATTAAGGCTATTGAAAACAAGACTAGTGCAGAAGGCTCTGGTACAGGGCTGGTGCTTTGACTAATTGCAATATCAGATACGGTTAAATAGTCATCATAGACATAATCAAAATCTTCCACTCCAAACTCAAGGGCGACTGAATTGCCTAACCAAGCACTAATATCAACACTTAACCCCTGCGTTAGAAAGTCATGGAGTAGATCACCATTGTCATCAACTAAGGTCGCATAGGCATCATCTGCTAAATAATCTACATTTAATGAAAGTAACCACGAATCTGCAGCCACCACAAATTCCTGAAATAAGTACACACCCCACTGCTCATCAGGCGTGGCATCAAACGTGCTTAGGGTGACACTGTTAGCGTCTGTGGAAAAAGCATTAGCATAATCACTAAAATTCACATCAAATGCTTGTTGCTCGTCAACCCCGTCAAAATAATTAACATCGCCTCCCCAACCATTTAATCCATCACTAAAATCATCATTAATTAGACCCGCAGATGCGGAGCCACTAAGAGCCAGCCCAGCAATTAAACAGGCCGACGTTAAAATATTTTTATGCGCTAAATTTAATTTCATTATCGTTTCCTAATACTGTGTTTATCTCCAGTCACACTACATCAACTTAAATGAGTGTCACTGTACGTTACTTTTATTGATTTTCATTACCCAAACAATATAAAGGTCATATCTTTATATTGTTTGAATTTACACTAATGTATTATTTATGTAAACATAATGTATAAAATAAACGACACTTGTTACTACTGATAACATGAGGAAAATGGCGATAGGTGATGCTTTAAAACAAGTGGAGGTGCGTATTTCAACGAGTGGGTAGATGGCTAGCGCTATTATTTATAATACTTAACCTGAATACTGGATAAGCCGAACCTCTCGATAACGCTCTTTTTGTGCCTAGCGGCGTTGGATTGTCTAGCAATAACACGTTATTACGTACGACAATCCGCCTTGCTATCCACGAAAAATTTCGTCACCGAGTAAGCAACCATGTGAGGTGAATTGGATGGATGTTATTAAGCTATTGAATTGTAATGATAAATTAAGATTGGACGATATTTCTTATCCAGAACTCAGGTTACTTAAAGTGCCTTATTACAGGCACAAAAAAAGGCCGAATATTCATTCGGCCTTAATAAACTTTCAGAAAGTAAATCTTAAAATTATTTAACGACTAACTCATCACCATAAGATTCTTTTAATCGACGTAATGCATCGTTCAACAATTTCTCAGTTAACTTCTCTGCTAAACCGCCATCTCTATTTGCAATCGCTTCGTAAACTTCTCTATGATAAGCAACGGAATCACTATTATTTCTAGGATCTTGATTAGTGATGCGCACGCTCACTAATAAGGCAGAATAAATCACCCCTTCCATGGCATTTAAGAATTCATTGTGGGCAGCTCTAAGTACCGCTTTATGAAACAATGCATCAGCGACAATGAACTTTTCTAAAGATCCAGTCTCTTGTTCCATACGAATACAAGCATCATCGATTTCTTTTAAATCTTCTGTACTTGCTCGTTCGGCAGCCCACTTAGCCGCTTTAGGTTCAAAAGCTAAACGTACGTCCATCAATTGACTAATAAATTCAATTTTGGGGGTGGCAGTAATATGCCAGGCTAACACGTCGTCATCTAACAAGATCCATTCATTACGGGGACGCACTTTGGTACCAATACCGCGGCGAACATCTAATAAACCTTTGCCCACTAAAATTTTCACTGCGTCGCGCACAACCACACGACTCACTTGATAACGATCTGCAAGCGCATTTTCGTCTTCAATTAAAGAGCCTGGTTCAAATGTACCAGCTACTATACGTCGGCCCAGTTCTCTGGCGACTTGAATTGACAAACTAGGTGTCATTTTCGCTGCACGTTTTAAATCGTAGTAAACTAATTCGCTCATAATATTGTCTTTTTCTTATTCACTAAGCACATAATAAACGTATTATGTTTATATATGCCTTAATTTACCAGTAAAAACATTATTTGTTCTACTAATTATAATTAATGGCCTTGAATACAGGCTTTGTAAGCAGCAACATAATTTCTAGCATTACTGCGAATTTGTTCATCAGACATAGTCGCTTTATACAAAGCTGAACCTAAACCAAATCCAGCAGCACCAATTTCAAGATACGGGCGCATACTCTCTTCTGTAGGTTCAATGCCACCCACGGGATAACACAAAGTACCTTTAGGTAATACTGAGTTCAGTGCTTTATAACCATCTAAACCTAACATAGAAATAGGAAATAACTTGATCCCGGTCGCCCCAGCCGCTAACGCATTAAAGGCTTCTGTTGGGGTTACGATACCAGGAAAAGTAGCACAACCAGCAGCCACAGATATTTTAATCACTTCTTCATTACAGTTCGGCGTGACCACTAAATTAGCCCCTGTCGCCACAACTTGCTTAGCTAACTCAGGTGTGGTTACTGTGCCTGCGCCTATTAAGTAATTTTCACCAAATGTATCAACCAATAGCTTTATACTTTTTAATGCTTCAGGGCTATTCAGCGGTACTTCTACCGCTGTAAATCCTTCATCAATTAATATAGTTGCAACTGCAACAACTTTCTCGGGAGTAACGCCACGAATGATAGCAATTAGGGGTAAATGTGCGTCTAAATTAATTTTTTTGTTCATTTCAATTCCGAATAATTTATTCTAATTCTGCGACTAGGTCTGATATTCCCGCTAAGAAACATTCATTGCCGCTGAGGATTTCACTTTTAACACCAAGTTGCTTACACGCATCTTGATATCGAGCACACAATGCATTGCCGCCTACCAG
The sequence above is a segment of the Paraglaciecola sp. L3A3 genome. Coding sequences within it:
- a CDS encoding FadR/GntR family transcriptional regulator, encoding MSELVYYDLKRAAKMTPSLSIQVARELGRRIVAGTFEPGSLIEDENALADRYQVSRVVVRDAVKILVGKGLLDVRRGIGTKVRPRNEWILLDDDVLAWHITATPKIEFISQLMDVRLAFEPKAAKWAAERASTEDLKEIDDACIRMEQETGSLEKFIVADALFHKAVLRAAHNEFLNAMEGVIYSALLVSVRITNQDPRNNSDSVAYHREVYEAIANRDGGLAEKLTEKLLNDALRRLKESYGDELVVK
- a CDS encoding 2-dehydro-3-deoxy-6-phosphogalactonate aldolase yields the protein MNKKINLDAHLPLIAIIRGVTPEKVVAVATILIDEGFTAVEVPLNSPEALKSIKLLVDTFGENYLIGAGTVTTPELAKQVVATGANLVVTPNCNEEVIKISVAAGCATFPGIVTPTEAFNALAAGATGIKLFPISMLGLDGYKALNSVLPKGTLCYPVGGIEPTEESMRPYLEIGAAGFGLGSALYKATMSDEQIRSNARNYVAAYKACIQGH